One Saccharopolyspora erythraea NRRL 2338 genomic region harbors:
- a CDS encoding glycosyl hydrolase family 18 protein → MANKTTRPRLRSVAAQPVAALRRRAGSVWFLALIGCAMVLAAVMAVPRPAPVVPSGTVVVASLPFWNLGNGTATVVQNRTAVNEVSPWMYGLGDDGRLTIQYSPAQATEVAGHLQRLREAQIPIVPSLANITEGNWSYEPVARMLHDPELMRRHVFEIVELVKRENYAGIDIDYENLRAGDREQFTRFVTDLGRALHAEGKTLSVAVFAKTSDAGYDERNVAQDYAAIGQVADQVRLMGYDFHWGTSRPGPVAPVGWIRDVLSYATSVVPRERIVLGVPLYGYDWVDGQGTSVTWLQAFKLATEHKVPTFYDARTQSPWFAYTDAQGRRHEVWFENTASSKAKFEAARGSGIRGVYLWMYGYEDTGTWPELRASLPVTKSRGRNG, encoded by the coding sequence ATGGCGAACAAGACGACGAGGCCACGGCTCAGGTCGGTGGCCGCGCAACCGGTCGCCGCCCTGCGGCGCAGGGCCGGTTCGGTGTGGTTCCTGGCGCTGATCGGCTGCGCGATGGTGCTGGCCGCCGTGATGGCGGTGCCCAGACCCGCGCCGGTGGTGCCCTCGGGAACCGTGGTGGTGGCGTCGTTGCCGTTCTGGAACCTCGGGAACGGCACGGCGACGGTGGTGCAGAACCGCACCGCGGTCAACGAGGTGTCGCCGTGGATGTACGGGCTCGGCGACGACGGCAGGCTCACCATCCAGTACTCGCCCGCGCAGGCCACCGAGGTCGCCGGGCACCTCCAGCGGTTGCGCGAGGCGCAGATCCCCATCGTGCCGTCGCTGGCCAACATCACCGAGGGGAACTGGTCCTACGAACCGGTGGCGCGGATGCTGCACGACCCGGAACTGATGCGGCGCCACGTGTTCGAGATCGTCGAGCTGGTCAAGCGCGAGAACTACGCCGGTATCGACATCGACTACGAGAATCTGCGCGCCGGCGACCGCGAGCAGTTCACCCGGTTCGTCACCGACCTGGGACGGGCCCTGCACGCCGAGGGCAAGACGCTGTCGGTCGCGGTGTTCGCCAAGACCTCCGATGCCGGCTACGACGAGCGCAACGTCGCGCAGGACTACGCCGCGATCGGCCAGGTGGCCGACCAGGTCCGGCTGATGGGTTACGACTTCCACTGGGGAACCTCGCGCCCCGGTCCTGTCGCTCCGGTCGGCTGGATCCGCGACGTGCTCAGCTACGCGACCAGTGTGGTGCCCAGGGAGCGCATCGTGCTCGGCGTGCCGCTCTACGGCTACGACTGGGTCGACGGCCAGGGGACCTCGGTGACGTGGCTGCAGGCCTTCAAGCTCGCGACCGAGCACAAGGTGCCGACGTTCTACGACGCACGCACCCAGTCGCCCTGGTTCGCCTACACCGACGCGCAGGGGCGGCGGCACGAGGTGTGGTTCGAGAACACCGCCAGCTCCAAGGCGAAGTTCGAAGCCGCTCGCGGGTCCGGGATCCGCGGCGTCTACCTGTGGATGTACGGCTATGAGGACACCGGCACCTGGCCAGAGCTGCGGGCCAGTCTCCCGGTGACGAAATCACGGGGGAGGAATGGATGA
- a CDS encoding NAD-dependent epimerase/dehydratase family protein translates to MKALVTGAAGFIGSHLTEQLLAEGHSVVGLDDLSTGRFENLPDADEFELVNGSVMDRGLVDELTSEVDIVFHLAAAVGAFVIQERTIRSLLTNIHGTENVLDAALRYNARLLLASTSEIYGKNPKVGLREGDDRVIGSPLMSRWTYSEAKAIDESLTHAYVRELGLRAVIVRLFNTVGPRQTGRYGMVIPRMVNQALQGRPLTIFGTGRQVRCFCHVDDVVPALVELVQLDKARGSAVNLGSGEQVSIAELAARIIEMTGSSSDTVRVPYEQAYGPGYEDMQRRVPDCSRARELIGFEPSRTLDDIIRAVIAEQTRSRQVPAVAAE, encoded by the coding sequence ATGAAGGCACTGGTCACCGGCGCGGCCGGGTTCATCGGCTCGCACCTGACCGAGCAACTGCTCGCCGAGGGGCACAGCGTGGTCGGGCTCGACGACCTCAGCACCGGCCGGTTCGAGAACCTGCCCGACGCCGACGAATTCGAGCTCGTCAACGGCAGCGTCATGGACCGCGGGCTGGTCGACGAGCTGACGTCCGAAGTGGACATCGTCTTCCACCTCGCGGCGGCGGTCGGCGCGTTCGTCATCCAGGAGCGGACGATCCGCAGCCTGCTCACCAACATCCACGGCACCGAGAACGTGCTCGACGCGGCGCTGCGCTACAACGCCCGGCTGCTGCTGGCCTCCACCAGCGAGATCTACGGCAAGAATCCGAAGGTCGGGCTGCGCGAGGGCGACGACCGCGTCATCGGCTCGCCGCTGATGTCGCGCTGGACCTACTCGGAAGCCAAGGCCATCGACGAGAGCCTGACCCACGCCTACGTGCGCGAGCTGGGACTGCGCGCGGTGATCGTGCGGCTGTTCAACACCGTCGGACCGCGCCAGACCGGGCGCTACGGCATGGTCATCCCCCGGATGGTCAACCAGGCGCTGCAGGGCAGGCCGCTGACGATCTTCGGCACCGGCAGGCAGGTCCGCTGCTTCTGCCACGTCGACGACGTGGTGCCCGCGCTGGTCGAGCTGGTGCAGCTGGACAAGGCGCGCGGCAGCGCGGTGAACCTGGGCAGCGGCGAGCAGGTCTCGATCGCCGAGCTGGCCGCCCGGATCATCGAGATGACCGGCTCGTCCAGCGACACCGTGCGGGTGCCCTACGAGCAGGCCTACGGCCCGGGCTACGAGGACATGCAGCGGCGGGTGCCGGACTGCTCCCGGGCCAGGGAACTCATCGGCTTCGAGCCGTCCAGGACGCTGGACGACATCATCCGCGCCGTGATCGCCGAGCAGACGCGGTCCCGGCAGGTGCCCGCGGTCGCGGCGGAATGA